A genomic stretch from Argiope bruennichi chromosome 2, qqArgBrue1.1, whole genome shotgun sequence includes:
- the LOC129961848 gene encoding ubiquitin carboxyl-terminal hydrolase 3-like encodes MECPHLNNQIKIVKTVKKDSSSEWLCSSCQTNKSPWICIHCGVVNCGRYVNGHAKAHFEENSDHMICMDCDNFAAYCYVCDDFVVNNTKELNSLRERFQSSNESECAKPVKRQSIIVEEEENKRCKRHKKGVNKKSYCKARVSGLRNLGNTCFMNAVLQSLSNIQQFSCYFKELPSLEYKNHKNGKKNNHIKKDNSGAEMLLAEELRKTLISLRQGSKSAISPESLFAVIWKVVPRFRGYQQQDAHEFLRYMLDRLHMELLNILPYPKDNNAFFIGAKGKATIVTTIFGGILQNEVTCLVCGTESKKHDPFLDLSLDIPQHAVMKPVSNKSKDDDLPSIQLLDCLSSFTELEELADSELYLCHSCKCKQRSTKRFWIRRLPNVLCLHLKRFRWNNFFRTKLDNYIDFPVQGLDMNKFILVNRHETRGTSNGSTLYDLAAVIVHHGSGAGSGHYTAYATHDGCWHHFNDSSVTVTDVNTVASCKAYILFYIRRELNLTPFSV; translated from the exons ATGGAATGTCCCCATctcaataatcaaattaaaatcgtTAAAACGGTGAAGAAAGATTCGTCATCAGAATGGCTGTGTtctt ctTGCCAAACGAATAAAAGTCCATGGATTTGCATTCATTGTGGAGTTGTGAATTGTGGAAG ATATGTCAATGGACATGCTAAAGCACACTTTGAGGAGAATTCTGATCATATGATCTGTATGGATTGTGATAATTTTGCTGCTTATTG TTATGTATGTGATGACTTTGTAGTTAATAACACTAAAGAACTGAACTCTTTACGTGAACGATTTCAATCTTCAAATGA ATCAGAATGTGCTAAACCTGTGAAAAGACAAAGTATAATAGTTGAAGAAGAAGAGAACAAAAGGTGTAAAAGACATAAAAag ggtgtaaataaaaaaagctattgCAAGGCTCGAGTCTCTGGTCTTAGAAATTTAGGAAACACTTGTTTTATGAATGCTGTTTTACAGTCTTTAAG CAACATCCAACAGTTTTCTTGTTATTTCAAGGAATTACCATCCTTAGagtacaaaaatcataaaaatggaaagaaaaataatcatatcaaGAAGGATAACAGTGGTGCTGAAat gcttttGGCAGAGGAATTAAGAAAAACTCTTATTTCTCTAAGACAAGGAAGTAAAAGTGCTATTTCACCAGAGTCACTTTTTGCTGTAATTTGGAAAGTTGTCCCTAGATTTAG AGGATATCAGCAACAAGATGCTCacgaatttttaagatatatgcTAGACAGGCTTCATATGGAACTCCTTAATATTTTACCTTATCCAAAAgataacaatgcattttttattggAGCTAAGGGAAAAGCTACAATAGTAACAACAATATTTGGTggtattttacaaaatgaagtgACTTGTTTGGTGTGTGGCACAGAATCCAAGAAACATGATCCCTTcttag atctttcTTTAGACATTCCACAGCATGCTGTAATGAAGCctgtttcaaataaatcaaaagatgATGATCTACCTAGCATCCAGTTATtag attgccTAAGTAGTTTTACTGAATTAGAAGAATTAGCCGATAGTGAGTTATATCTTTGTCATAGTTGCAAATGTAAACAAAGGTCAACAAAAAGGTTTTGGATTCGACGCTTGCCTAAT GTTCTATGCTTACATCTGAAAAGATTTAGATGGAATAATTTCTTTAGAACGAAATTAGACAACTATATTGATTTTCCTGTCCAAGGCCTAGATATGAATAAATTCATTCTTGTTAATAGG cATGAAACTAGAGGAACATCTAATGGTAGTACTCTGTATGATTTAGCTGCTGTGATAGTCCACCATGGCTCAGG tgctgGATCAGGCCATTATACAGCCTATGCAACTCATGATG GATGTTGGCATCATTTTAATGACAGTTCTGTGACTGTGACTGATGTGAATACTGTTGCCAGCTGCAAGGCTTACATTCTGTTCTACATTCGTAGAGAGCTGAATTTGACACCTTTCAGTGTCTAG